A section of the Engraulis encrasicolus isolate BLACKSEA-1 chromosome 8, IST_EnEncr_1.0, whole genome shotgun sequence genome encodes:
- the LOC134454792 gene encoding olfactory receptor 52J3-like has product MENNLSNGVFSFNLKISSYDIHPSAVYPIFIIGMLVYLFSVVSNLTILLLIATQKSLHKPMFYILFSLPLNDLIGITAVLPRVLIDIVTQEHTVYYPTCVIQAFFIHMFGGGTLFVLAAMSFDRYLAICKPLRYHAIMTPLTVAGVILLAWGMDFILILVLFLLQLRVRRCRSFIRNMYCSNFSLLGLSCGEDTTVNNIYGLFITAYMHLVTLGIQFFSYIQILLACVFNKQPDAKSKALNTCLAQLIVLGMFEFISVFTITTYRFPNVTATIRMTVGMMTFVISPVFNPIIYGMKTKEIRVSFLKIVKKRKIST; this is encoded by the coding sequence ATGGAAAACAATTTATCAAATGGAGTATTTTCATTCAACTTAAAAATTTCCAGCTATGACATTCACCCTTCTGCTGTGTACCCTATCTTCATTATAGGAATGTTGGTATATCTGTTTTCTGTTGTCTCTAATCTGACCATATTGCTGCTGATTGCTACTCAGAAGAGTCTCCACAAACCCATGTTCTACATCCTCTTCAGTTTGCCACTGAATGACCTGATCGGAATAACTGCGGTGCTTCCTCGTGTCCTGATTGATATTGTAACTCAGGAACACACTGTGTACTACCCAACTTGTGTCATTCAGGCATTTTTTATCCATATGTTTGGTGGTGGTACACTTTTTGTATTAGCAGCGATGTCATTCGATCGATATCTAGCTATCTGCAAGCCACTAAGATACCACGCCATCATGACTCCTTTAACGGTGGCAGGTGTCATATTGTTGGCATGGGGCATGGACTTCATTTTGATACTTGTTTTGTTTCTTCTTCAGCTTAGAGTGCGTAGATGCAGAAGTTTCATAAGGAATATGTACTGCAGTAACTTCTCATTGTTGGGCCTGTCATGTGGGGAAGATACAACAGTCAATAATATCTACGGGTTGTTCATCACAGCATATATGCACCTTGTCACTTTAGGAATCCAATTCTTCTCATATATTCAAATTTTACTAGCATGTGTCTTTAACAAACAACCTGATGCCAAATCAAAGGCTCTGAACACATGCTTGGCCCAGTTAATAGTATTGGGAATGTTTGAATTTATCAGTGTTTTCACAATAACAACCTACCGGTTTCCAAATGTAACTGCAACCATAAGAATGACTGTTGGGATGATGACATTTGTGATCTCACCTGTTTTCAATCCTATTATTTATGGAATGAAAACTAAAGAAATAAGAGTATCATTTCTTAAAATTGTGAAGAAAAGAAAGATATCAACTTGA
- the LOC134454793 gene encoding olfactory receptor 52J3-like: MDNNLSNGVFSFDLKIASYDIHPSAVYPIFIIGMLVYLFSVVSNLTILLLIATQKSLHKPMFYILFSLPLNDLIGITAMLPRVLIDIVTQEHTVYYPTCVIQAFLIHMFGGGTLFVLAAMSFDRYLAICKPLRYHAIMTPLTVAGVILLAWGMDFILILVLFLLQLRVRRCRSFIRNMYCSNFSLLGLSCGEDTTVNNIYGLFITAYMHLVTLGIQLFSYIQILLACVFNKQPDAKSKALNTCLAQLIVLGLYEFISMFTITTYRFPNVTATIRMTVGMLTFVISPVLNPIIYGMKTKEIRVAFLKIVKKRKIST; encoded by the coding sequence ATGGACAACAATTTATCAAATGGAGTATTTTCATTCGACTTAAAAATTGCCAGCTATGACATTCACCCTTCTGCTGTGTACCCTATCTTCATTATAGGAATGTTGGTGTATCTGTTTTCTGTTGTCTCTAATCTGACCATATTGCTGCTGATTGCTACTCAGAAGAGTCTTCACAAACCCATGTTCTACATCCTCTTCAGCTTGCCACTGAATGACCTGATCGGAATAACTGCGATGCTTCCTCGTGTCCTGATTGATATCGTAACTCAGGAACACACTGTATACTATCCAACGTGTGTCATTCAGGCATTTCTAATCCATATGTTTGGTGGTGGTACACTTTTTGTATTGGCAGCGATGTCATTCGATCGATATCTAGCTATCTGCAAGCCACTAAGATACCACGCCATCATGACTCCTTTAACGGTGGCAGGTGTCATATTGTTGGCATGGGGCATGGACTTCATTTTGATACTTGTTTTGTTTCTTCTTCAGCTTAGAGTGCGTAGATGCAGAAGTTTCATAAGAAATATGTACTGCAGTAACTTCTCATTGTTGGGCCTGTCATGTGGGGAAGATACAACAGTCAATAATATCTACGGGTTGTTCATCACAGCATATATGCACCTTGTCACTTTAGGAATCCAATTATTCTCATATATTCAAATTTTACTAGCATGTGTCTTTAACAAACAACCTGATGCCAAATCAAAGGCTCTGAACACATGCTTGGCACAGTTAATAGTATTGGGACTTTATGAATTTATCAGTATGTTCACAATAACAACCTACCGTTTTCCAAATGTAACTGCAACCATAAGAATGACTGTTGGGATGCTGACATTTGTGATCTCACCTGTTCTCAATCCTATTATTTATGGAATGAAAACTAAGGAAATCAGAGTAGCATTTCTTAAAATTGTGAAGAAAAGAAAGATATCAACTTGA